A genomic region of Sylvia atricapilla isolate bSylAtr1 chromosome 19, bSylAtr1.pri, whole genome shotgun sequence contains the following coding sequences:
- the TUBB4B gene encoding tubulin beta-4B chain isoform X2 — translation MREIVHLQAGQCGNQIGAKFWEVISDEHGIDPTGTYHGDSDLQLERINVYYNEATGGKYVPRAVLVDLEPGTMDSVRSGPFGQIFRPDNFVFGQSGAGNNWAKGHYTEGAELVDSVLDVVRKEAESCDCLQGFQLTHSLGGGTGSGMGTLLISKIREEYPDRIMNTFSVVPSPKVSDTVVEPYNATLSVHQLVENTDETYCIDNEALYDICFRTLKLTTPTYGDLNHLVSATMSGVTTCLRFPGQLNADLRKLAVNMVPFPRLHFFMPGFAPLTSRGSQQYRALTVPELTQQMFDAKNMMAACDPRHGRYLTVAAVFRGRMSMKEVDEQMLNVQNKNSSYFVEWIPNNVKTAVCDIPPRGLKMSATFIGNSTAIQELFKRISEQFTAMFRRKAFLHWYTGEGMDEMEFTEAESNMNDLVSEYQQYQDATAEEEGEFEEEAEEEAE, via the exons ATGAGGGAGATCGTGCACCTGCAGGCCGGGCAGTGCGGGAACCAGATCGGAGCCAAG TTCTGGGAGGTGATCAGCGACGAGCATGGTATCGACCCCACCGGCACCTACCATGGGGACAGCGACCTGCAGCTGGAGCGCATCAATGTCTACTACAACGAGGCCACAG GCGGCAAGTACGTGCCCCGCGCCGTGCTGGTGGATCTGGAGCCCGGCACCATGGACTCGGTGCGCTCCGGGCCCTTCGGGCAGATATTCAGGCCAGACAACTTCGTGTTCG GTCAGAGCGGAGCAGGAAACAACTGGGCAAAGGGCCATTATACGGAAGGTGCTGAATTAGTCGATTCTGTGTTAGATGTTGTGAGAAAGGAGGCAGAAAGCTGTGATTGTCTCCAGGGCTTTCAGCTTACTCATTCCCTGGGTGGTGGCACAGGCTCTGGCATGGGTACCCTTCTCATCAGCAAAATCCGTGAGGAGTACCCAGACCGAATTATGAATACTTTCAGTGTGGTGCCCTCCCCTAAAGTGTCAGATACTGTAGTAGAGCCCTACAACGCCACGCTGTCGGTGCACCAGCTGGTGGAGAACACGGACGAGACGTACTGTATCGATAACGAGGCGCTGTACGACATTTGCTTCAGAACACTGAAGTTAACGACCCCCACCTACGGTGATCTGAACCACCTCGTGTCTGCCACCATGAGCGGTGTCACCACCTGCCTGCGGTTCCCGGGCCAGCTCAACGCTGACCTGCGGAAGCTGGCGGTGAACATGGTTCCCTTCCCACGTCTGCACTTTTTCATGCCTGGTTTTGCCCCGCTCACGAGCCGTGGGAGCCAGCAGTACCGGGCTCTAACCGTGCCAGAGCTCACCCAGCAGATGTTCGATGCCAAGAACATGATGGCGGCGTGTGACCCTCGTCACGGCCGCTATCTGACAGTGGCCGCCGTCTTTAGGGGCCGCATGTCCATGAAAGAGGTGGATGAGCAGATGCTAAACGTTCAGAACAAAAACAGCAGCTATTTTGTTGAGTGGATCCCTAATAACGTTAAGACAGCAGTCTGTGACATTCCACCTCGCGGCCTCAAAATGTCTGCCACCTTCATTGGCAACAGCACGGCCATCCAGGAGCTGTTCAAACGCATTTCTGAGCAGTTCACTGCGATGTTCCGCAGAAAGGCTTTCCTGCACTGGTACACAGGTGAGGGCATGGACGAGATGGAGTTCACAGAGGCTGAGAGCAACATGAACGACCTGGTCTCTGAGTACCAGCAGTACCAGGATGccacagctgaggaggagggagagttcgaggaggaggctgaggaggaggcagagtaA
- the TUBB4B gene encoding tubulin beta-4B chain isoform X1: MREIVHLQAGQCGNQIGAKFWEVISDEHGIDPTGTYHGDSDLQLERINVYYNEATGRARTRPPRPPPAPPRRGSHGSPCVAGGKYVPRAVLVDLEPGTMDSVRSGPFGQIFRPDNFVFGQSGAGNNWAKGHYTEGAELVDSVLDVVRKEAESCDCLQGFQLTHSLGGGTGSGMGTLLISKIREEYPDRIMNTFSVVPSPKVSDTVVEPYNATLSVHQLVENTDETYCIDNEALYDICFRTLKLTTPTYGDLNHLVSATMSGVTTCLRFPGQLNADLRKLAVNMVPFPRLHFFMPGFAPLTSRGSQQYRALTVPELTQQMFDAKNMMAACDPRHGRYLTVAAVFRGRMSMKEVDEQMLNVQNKNSSYFVEWIPNNVKTAVCDIPPRGLKMSATFIGNSTAIQELFKRISEQFTAMFRRKAFLHWYTGEGMDEMEFTEAESNMNDLVSEYQQYQDATAEEEGEFEEEAEEEAE, encoded by the exons ATGAGGGAGATCGTGCACCTGCAGGCCGGGCAGTGCGGGAACCAGATCGGAGCCAAG TTCTGGGAGGTGATCAGCGACGAGCATGGTATCGACCCCACCGGCACCTACCATGGGGACAGCGACCTGCAGCTGGAGCGCATCAATGTCTACTACAACGAGGCCACAGGTAGGGCCCGGACCCGCCCCCCTAGGCCCCCCCCGGCTCCCCCCCGGCGCGGTAGTCACGGCTCTCCCTGTGTTGCAGGCGGCAAGTACGTGCCCCGCGCCGTGCTGGTGGATCTGGAGCCCGGCACCATGGACTCGGTGCGCTCCGGGCCCTTCGGGCAGATATTCAGGCCAGACAACTTCGTGTTCG GTCAGAGCGGAGCAGGAAACAACTGGGCAAAGGGCCATTATACGGAAGGTGCTGAATTAGTCGATTCTGTGTTAGATGTTGTGAGAAAGGAGGCAGAAAGCTGTGATTGTCTCCAGGGCTTTCAGCTTACTCATTCCCTGGGTGGTGGCACAGGCTCTGGCATGGGTACCCTTCTCATCAGCAAAATCCGTGAGGAGTACCCAGACCGAATTATGAATACTTTCAGTGTGGTGCCCTCCCCTAAAGTGTCAGATACTGTAGTAGAGCCCTACAACGCCACGCTGTCGGTGCACCAGCTGGTGGAGAACACGGACGAGACGTACTGTATCGATAACGAGGCGCTGTACGACATTTGCTTCAGAACACTGAAGTTAACGACCCCCACCTACGGTGATCTGAACCACCTCGTGTCTGCCACCATGAGCGGTGTCACCACCTGCCTGCGGTTCCCGGGCCAGCTCAACGCTGACCTGCGGAAGCTGGCGGTGAACATGGTTCCCTTCCCACGTCTGCACTTTTTCATGCCTGGTTTTGCCCCGCTCACGAGCCGTGGGAGCCAGCAGTACCGGGCTCTAACCGTGCCAGAGCTCACCCAGCAGATGTTCGATGCCAAGAACATGATGGCGGCGTGTGACCCTCGTCACGGCCGCTATCTGACAGTGGCCGCCGTCTTTAGGGGCCGCATGTCCATGAAAGAGGTGGATGAGCAGATGCTAAACGTTCAGAACAAAAACAGCAGCTATTTTGTTGAGTGGATCCCTAATAACGTTAAGACAGCAGTCTGTGACATTCCACCTCGCGGCCTCAAAATGTCTGCCACCTTCATTGGCAACAGCACGGCCATCCAGGAGCTGTTCAAACGCATTTCTGAGCAGTTCACTGCGATGTTCCGCAGAAAGGCTTTCCTGCACTGGTACACAGGTGAGGGCATGGACGAGATGGAGTTCACAGAGGCTGAGAGCAACATGAACGACCTGGTCTCTGAGTACCAGCAGTACCAGGATGccacagctgaggaggagggagagttcgaggaggaggctgaggaggaggcagagtaA